One Nitrospina watsonii DNA segment encodes these proteins:
- a CDS encoding PA0069 family radical SAM protein, producing the protein MSASHESRTRSATGRGARANPANRFKPLDRSTTEDWLDDPSGPAPDTEFWQDASKSILSPNDSPDIPFTYSANPYRGCEHGCAYCYARPTHEYLELSAGIDFESKIGVKQQAPQLLHRALSKKNWQPQVIALSGVTDAYQPVERKLGLTRRCLQVALDFRNPVAIITKNHLVTRDIDVLSQLTAFDCAAVYLSITTLDTELARKLEPRASTPENRLDAVRALNDAGVPTGVLVAPVVPGLTDHELPAILKAAKDAGAQFAGYQVLRLPFGLKDLFRDWLETHVPTQAGKVLNRIREVRGGELNETRFGARMKGEGVYAEQIKQMFQLARKQAGFAPGGPRLSTDHFRDPTDRQEKLF; encoded by the coding sequence ATGAGTGCATCGCATGAGTCGAGGACGAGATCGGCGACGGGCCGGGGCGCGCGGGCCAACCCCGCCAACCGGTTCAAGCCGCTCGACCGCTCCACCACCGAGGACTGGCTGGACGATCCGTCAGGCCCCGCGCCGGACACGGAGTTCTGGCAGGACGCGTCGAAATCGATCCTGTCGCCGAACGACAGCCCGGACATTCCTTTCACTTACAGCGCCAACCCGTATCGCGGCTGCGAGCACGGGTGCGCCTACTGCTATGCGCGACCGACGCATGAATACCTGGAGCTGTCGGCGGGAATCGATTTCGAAAGCAAAATCGGCGTCAAACAGCAGGCGCCGCAGTTGTTGCACCGGGCCCTCTCCAAAAAAAACTGGCAGCCGCAGGTGATCGCCCTCTCCGGCGTCACCGACGCATATCAACCCGTCGAACGCAAGCTCGGCCTCACCCGCCGTTGTCTGCAAGTCGCGCTCGATTTCCGCAACCCCGTTGCCATCATCACCAAAAATCATCTCGTGACGCGCGACATCGACGTGCTGTCCCAACTCACGGCGTTCGATTGCGCGGCGGTGTATCTTTCCATCACCACGCTCGACACGGAGCTGGCACGCAAGCTGGAGCCGCGCGCCTCGACGCCGGAGAATCGGCTCGATGCCGTGCGCGCGTTGAACGATGCGGGCGTGCCCACGGGCGTGCTCGTCGCGCCGGTCGTGCCCGGCCTCACCGATCACGAACTGCCCGCTATTTTGAAAGCAGCGAAAGACGCGGGCGCGCAGTTTGCGGGCTACCAGGTGCTGCGTCTGCCGTTTGGATTGAAAGACCTGTTCCGCGACTGGCTGGAGACGCACGTGCCGACGCAGGCGGGAAAAGTTTTAAACCGCATCCGTGAAGTGCGCGGCGGCGAGTTGAACGAGACACGCTTCGGCGCGCGCATGAAGGGGGAAGGTGTGTACGCCGAACAGATCAAACAGATGTTCCAGCTTGCGCGCAAACAGGCGGGATTTGCGCCGGGCGGACCGCGTCTGTCCACCGACCACTTCCGCGATCCCACCGACCGGCAGGAAAAACTTTTTTAA
- the fabZ gene encoding 3-hydroxyacyl-ACP dehydratase FabZ yields the protein MNDEILNTIPHRPPFLFVDEIVAQTAERIHTRKTINADEPFFKGHYPDFPIMPGVLICECVFQAGALLMAKKMEMEEGKVPVLTRIQNVKFKQPVFPDSVLDIHVEYGESVGPAHYMKGKAEVNGKTAVLVEFTAMLMEEQR from the coding sequence ATGAACGACGAAATCTTAAACACCATCCCGCACCGGCCGCCGTTTCTGTTCGTCGATGAAATCGTCGCGCAGACCGCCGAACGCATCCACACGCGCAAAACCATAAACGCCGACGAGCCGTTCTTCAAGGGCCATTACCCGGATTTCCCCATCATGCCCGGCGTGCTCATCTGCGAATGCGTGTTTCAGGCGGGAGCCCTGCTGATGGCGAAAAAGATGGAGATGGAAGAAGGCAAGGTGCCGGTGCTGACGCGCATCCAGAACGTCAAGTTCAAGCAACCGGTGTTTCCCGATAGCGTGCTCGACATCCACGTCGAGTACGGCGAGAGCGTCGGGCCGGCGCACTACATGAAGGGCAAGGCGGAAGTGAACGGCAAGACGGCAGTGTTGGTGGAGTTCACCGCCATGCTGATGGAGGAACAACGGTGA
- a CDS encoding enoyl-ACP reductase FabI — protein MSFLNLEGKTILVTGVANKKSVAYHIGKTLEAEGAKVVYSVRSETRKASVKKLLDPAPMLVCDVEDEAQIDRLRDDIARTTGTLHGLVHSIAFANFADGLKPFHETAKPDFLQCVDISCYSMIRLANAFKDLFAKDASVVAVGISTTRMAAENYGYMGPAKAALDSSLAFLAKSFSVFSNVRFNSVNAGLLKTSASAGIPGYLDSYLHAEQLTLRKKALQTQEVANAAVFLLSERSSGINAQGIVLDAGMSINYFDKDIVRRAQRPDTDRK, from the coding sequence GTGAGCTTCCTCAACCTCGAAGGCAAAACCATTCTCGTCACCGGCGTCGCCAACAAAAAAAGCGTGGCTTACCACATCGGCAAAACGCTGGAAGCGGAAGGCGCGAAGGTTGTGTACAGCGTGCGTTCGGAAACCCGCAAAGCCAGCGTGAAAAAATTACTGGACCCCGCGCCGATGTTGGTCTGCGACGTCGAGGACGAAGCCCAGATCGACCGCCTGCGCGACGACATCGCCCGCACCACCGGCACCCTGCACGGCCTGGTGCATTCCATCGCTTTCGCCAATTTCGCCGATGGACTCAAACCGTTTCACGAAACGGCGAAGCCCGATTTCCTGCAATGCGTGGACATCTCCTGCTACTCGATGATCCGGCTGGCCAACGCGTTCAAGGATCTGTTCGCGAAAGACGCGTCGGTGGTCGCCGTGGGCATCTCCACCACGCGCATGGCGGCGGAAAACTACGGCTACATGGGACCCGCCAAGGCTGCGCTCGACTCGTCGCTGGCCTTCCTCGCCAAATCGTTCAGCGTGTTTTCGAACGTGCGTTTCAATTCGGTGAACGCGGGGCTGTTGAAAACTTCCGCCTCCGCGGGCATTCCCGGCTACCTCGACTCCTACCTGCACGCCGAGCAGTTGACGCTGCGCAAGAAGGCGTTGCAGACGCAGGAAGTGGCGAACGCCGCCGTGTTCCTGCTCAGCGAACGGTCGAGCGGCATCAATGCGCAGGGCATCGTGCTCGACGCCGGCATGAGCATCAACTACTTCGACAAGGACATCGTCCGCCGCGCCCAGAGGCCTGATACAGACAGAAAATAG
- a CDS encoding multiheme c-type cytochrome: MDRYRLIRWSLALGASGFAAVCAVYFVINIIPGVIPDALIEKVREPDLLKYPQAKRCADCHKDIFDAWKKSRHSVAWVSEGYVKATENHSKEKCLNCHIPTTVFPGEKPQPRLKHRDDGIYCVPCHVKNDAMHGPYDILSPPHPTKQDDAYRTAKFCSACHQKTYKQWQATGSKKTCQACHMQRKLQRLTQSFPKSLLHAKREVADHSFPKREITEVDIAVTGSFGKRVFELELTNLNVPHWVPTADNGDPRMYLYTTFFDEAGKAIDEYKEILAPQQDTALPYKKPVQYRYLVGNGVHRAELLIQYTPAWSKEKTDVKRVHFSR, from the coding sequence ATGGACCGTTACCGATTGATCCGCTGGAGTCTCGCCCTGGGCGCGTCGGGATTCGCCGCTGTGTGCGCGGTGTATTTCGTCATCAACATCATCCCCGGCGTCATCCCCGATGCGCTCATTGAAAAAGTGCGCGAACCGGACCTGTTGAAGTACCCGCAGGCGAAACGCTGCGCCGACTGCCATAAGGACATTTTCGACGCCTGGAAGAAAAGCCGTCACTCGGTGGCGTGGGTGAGCGAGGGCTACGTCAAGGCGACGGAAAACCACTCCAAAGAAAAATGCCTGAACTGCCATATCCCGACCACGGTGTTTCCCGGTGAGAAACCACAACCGAGGCTGAAACACCGGGACGACGGCATCTACTGCGTGCCCTGCCATGTGAAAAACGACGCCATGCACGGGCCGTACGATATTTTATCGCCGCCGCATCCGACCAAACAGGACGACGCCTACCGCACCGCCAAATTTTGCAGCGCCTGTCATCAAAAAACCTACAAGCAGTGGCAGGCGACGGGATCGAAGAAAACCTGCCAGGCCTGCCACATGCAACGCAAACTGCAGAGACTCACGCAAAGTTTTCCAAAAAGCCTGCTGCACGCCAAGCGCGAAGTCGCCGATCATAGTTTTCCAAAACGCGAAATCACCGAGGTGGACATTGCAGTCACCGGTTCGTTCGGAAAACGCGTATTCGAACTGGAACTCACCAACCTCAACGTGCCGCACTGGGTACCGACGGCGGACAACGGCGACCCGCGCATGTACCTGTACACCACTTTTTTTGACGAAGCGGGGAAGGCCATCGACGAGTACAAGGAAATCCTCGCGCCGCAACAGGACACCGCCCTGCCCTACAAAAAACCGGTGCAATATCGCTACCTGGTGGGAAACGGCGTGCACCGCGCCGAGCTTCTCATCCAGTACACGCCCGCCTGGTCCAAAGAAAAAACCGACGTGAAACGGGTGCATTTCTCAAGATAA